In a genomic window of Thalassotalea piscium:
- a CDS encoding sensor histidine kinase, producing MQQWIKKISFYHVSIKTLTLMGFGLVALPLVFAFLYSANQVNKLSEQGTTAIFNVAELVENNRQVSQTLTRLERFASQYVVLKEHELLNQYLERKAALKQILVQEFSQYNDEQFRKIIQQYNNKLIEIDQLIQVNSVNSISLEQLQRYFRELALVNQQLALHSNKVINQQASNMENSANQVKRTMLFSLLIIPITLLIAGIFIVLITLPLKVLLGKIKLLEQGNFQQPITVDGSIEIEEIAEALELMRSRLHALELQKSSFIRHISHELKTPLAAIREGTELLYDNSVGALNNDQQEITHIIRTSVNRLQRLIEDLLDFNIVLDSTSLQDAEVINLAKEVKSALELRILDLKRKQLTIIQKVDNITIQCNSKQLSVILDNLLSNAVKFSPENGIITIKSWVEEHLLHLTITDQGAGISSHDYNQVFDAFYQGSTAHNSQIKSSGLGLTIVKELLMRLNGTISIDSSTKSPSYTTFKITLPKAQLISPLSVTHTEPDSL from the coding sequence ATGCAACAATGGATTAAAAAAATCTCGTTTTATCATGTTTCAATTAAAACGCTAACACTTATGGGGTTCGGCTTGGTTGCCCTGCCTTTGGTTTTTGCGTTTCTTTATAGTGCAAACCAAGTGAATAAACTCTCTGAGCAAGGTACAACTGCAATATTTAACGTCGCTGAACTTGTTGAAAATAATAGGCAGGTGAGCCAAACCTTAACGCGATTAGAGCGTTTTGCTAGCCAATACGTAGTGTTGAAAGAGCATGAATTGCTTAATCAATACTTAGAAAGAAAAGCAGCGCTAAAGCAAATTTTAGTACAAGAGTTTAGCCAATATAATGATGAACAGTTCCGAAAAATCATTCAACAGTATAATAACAAGCTCATTGAAATCGACCAGCTGATTCAAGTAAATTCAGTAAACTCAATAAGCTTAGAGCAGCTTCAACGATACTTTAGAGAGCTTGCCCTCGTTAATCAACAACTGGCTTTACATTCAAATAAGGTTATTAATCAACAAGCAAGCAATATGGAAAACTCTGCCAACCAAGTTAAACGCACTATGCTCTTTAGCTTGTTAATTATTCCTATCACCCTATTAATTGCTGGCATTTTTATTGTATTAATTACATTACCTCTTAAAGTATTGCTCGGTAAAATTAAATTGTTAGAGCAAGGTAACTTTCAACAACCAATTACTGTTGATGGCTCTATTGAAATAGAAGAAATAGCAGAAGCGTTAGAGTTAATGCGCAGCCGTTTACATGCATTAGAGCTACAAAAATCGAGCTTTATTCGCCATATTTCTCATGAACTTAAAACGCCGTTAGCTGCGATTAGAGAAGGCACTGAGTTGCTTTACGATAACAGTGTAGGCGCATTAAATAATGATCAACAAGAAATAACACATATTATTCGCACGAGTGTTAATCGTTTACAACGCCTTATTGAAGACTTGCTCGATTTTAATATTGTGCTTGACTCAACCAGCTTACAAGATGCCGAAGTTATTAACTTAGCCAAAGAAGTTAAAAGCGCTTTGGAGCTTCGTATTTTAGACTTAAAAAGAAAACAATTAACCATTATTCAAAAGGTAGATAACATTACTATTCAGTGTAACAGCAAGCAATTAAGCGTAATATTAGATAATTTGCTATCGAACGCGGTTAAGTTTTCGCCTGAAAATGGCATAATTACCATAAAGTCATGGGTTGAAGAGCACTTGTTACACTTAACAATTACCGACCAAGGTGCTGGTATATCTTCGCATGACTACAATCAAGTATTTGATGCTTTTTATCAAGGCTCTACAGCGCACAACAGTCAAATAAAAAGCAGTGGCTTAGGTCTAACTATTGTAAAAGAATTGTTGATGCGTTTGAATGGAACAATCAGTATCGACAGTAGTACTAAGTCTCCAAGTTATACTACTTTCAAAATAACATTACCCAAAGCCCAACTAATATCACCTTTATCTGTTACTCATACGGAACCTGATTCACTATGA